A single window of Liolophura sinensis isolate JHLJ2023 chromosome 6, CUHK_Ljap_v2, whole genome shotgun sequence DNA harbors:
- the LOC135469100 gene encoding uncharacterized protein LOC135469100, which translates to MDTPSHFPSFPSGLTPQPQTPSPAHLLSVGPPSQQSPFPSPANPFSALSQVNLMPPSNASPYPATPTPGGPLTPGTPVSEGSGIIPQLQNIVCTVNLGCKLDLKRIALQARNAEYNPKRFAAVIMRIREPRTTALIFSSGKMVCTGAKSEEKAKLAARKYARIVQKLGFAAKFLDFKIQNMVGSCDVKFPIRLEGLVLTHGQFSSYEPELFPGLIYRMVKPRIVLLIFVSGKVVLTGAKVRQEIYDAFENIYPILKGFRKQ; encoded by the exons ATGGATACCCCAAGCCACTTTCCTTCATTCCCTTCTGGGCTGACTCCACAGCCACAGACCCCGTCGCCAGCTCATCTACTCAGCGTGGGTCCTCCCTCACAGCAG AGCCCCTTTCCTTCACCAGCAAACCCATTTAGTGCTCTCAGTCAAGTCAACCTAATGCCACCTTCCAATGCAAGTCCATACCCAGCAACTCCAACCCCAGGAGGACCACTGACCCCAGGGACTCCAGTATCAGAGGGTTCTGGAATAATCCCTCAGCTACA GAATATTGTATGTACAGTGAATCTCGGTTGTAAGCTAGACCTTAAGAGGATAGCTTTACAGGCAAGGAATGCTGAGTACAATCCTAAGCGTTTTGCTGCTGTCATCATGAGGATTCGGGAGCCCAGGACTACTGCTCTTATCTTCAGCTCAGGAAAGATGGTCTGTACAGGGGCAAAAAG TGAAGAGAAAGCCAAGTTAGCAGCCAGAAAGTATGCAAGAATTGTCCAGAAGCTAGGGTTTGCA GCAAAATTTTTAGACTTTAAAATTCAGAATATGGTTGGAAGTTGCGACGTGAAATTCCCGATTCGTCTAGAAGGTTTGGTGCTAACCCACGGTCAGTTTTCCAG CTATGAGCCAGAGTTATTTCCTGGGTTGATATACAGGATGGTGAAGCCTAGGATTGTCTTGCTGATCTTTGTGTCAGGCAAAGTTGTGTTGACAG GTGCTAAAGTCAGGCAGGAAATCTATGATGCTTTTGAGAACATTTATCCTATCCTGAAAGGATTCCGGAAACAGTGA
- the LOC135468858 gene encoding uridine diphosphate glucose pyrophosphatase NUDT22-like, which translates to MDPNITLMYVASRGKFIPRNSCRVILSRENNRKRLPPQFEDSIDKVWDTRVQQNNLLFNGSKFRVASIDVNSEGRTILNLGLTCYKDFIGTNWSPDAKWFQELGRRHHGNSQAFMSDALGVGALVLTSDNHVILQRRSENCGEAGGLWDVPGGHAEPEEIVGKVDISDMDPGDLPASDVCNEVFDSILREVRDEVNIPLCDLDDPKLIGVARNTTSAGRPSLEFLVSCHLSAAEVAEGYHRGTQPEAEESTTIRLIPHTVALTLQESDKDLWSKLAPSAKGCLTLYRTVLSAR; encoded by the exons ATGGACCCCAACATAACGCTAATGTACGTGGCAAGTCGAGGGAAGTTCATCCCCCGAAATTCATGTCGTGTCATTTTGTCAAGGGAGAACAACAGAAAGCGTCTCCCCCCTCAGTTTGAAGACAGCATAGACAAAGTGTGGGACACTAGAGTCCAACAAAACAACCTACTCTTTAATGGCTCCAAATTTCGAGTGGCTTCCATAGATGTTAATTCTGAAGGGCGTACGATTTTGAACTTGGGTCTGACCTGTTACAAAGATTTCATTGGAACAAACTGGTCGCCTGATGCAAAGTGGTTTCAGGAGCTTGGTCGCCGTCACCATGGCAACTCACAGGCATTCATGTCTGATGCCCTAGGGGTGGGAGCGCTTGTGCTAACAAGTGACAATCATGTAATACTACAGAGAAGGAGCGAGAATTGTGGAGAAGCCGGGGGATTGTGGGATGTGCCAGGTGGACATGCTGAACCAGAG GAAATTGTTGGGAAGGTGGACATCTCTGACATGGACCCTGGAGATTTGCCTGCCTCTGACGTGTGTAATGAAGTGTTTGACTCCATCCTGAGAGAGGTCAGGGACGAGGTCAACATCCCTCTGTGTGACCTTGATGACCCAAAACTGATTGGAGTGGCGAGAAATACGACTAGTGCCGGACGACCTAGTCTGGAATTTCTTGTCAG CTGCCACCTGTCTGCTGCAGAGGTTGCCGAGGGTTACCATCGAGGCACACAGCCAGAGGCTGAAGAGAGCACCACGATCAGACTGATACCACACACAGTGGCACTGACTTTACAAGAGTCAGACAAAGACTTGTGGAGCAAGTTAGCACCCTCAGCCAAAGGCTGCTTGACTCTCTATCGAACTGTTCTCTCAGCCAGATAA